The proteins below are encoded in one region of Puntigrus tetrazona isolate hp1 chromosome 5, ASM1883169v1, whole genome shotgun sequence:
- the nexmifa gene encoding neurite extension and migration factor — protein MDVLQESRYSGADRSPCPRDVSENESHDPLADVSHDLRRCDDIAPAALSLPSLCGQSQTSEGPLSPADLHDGSVSNTTSLSSLSSFSSLSSLSSLSSVPCSKPVTPWSVPQTCDRSSLSNMDSRGGDCLSCLIPKNQTEPESCESVLGFASINLQCLGPAPSAGRYGDQVLSDQLLSGPAHPAVTNEGAEEGRSMQESESDEDPASRSIYEGLGEEAQDWSCLETLISESRMELLDLCSRSELAVNLFCEEDVENYMFQEEETSLGTDVCSLKIRYESYQDGVQERSESALQDESQLGFFPSLPCSRKEGPKEKPDQSAEIKADDHVTPTISPDSNFLFDLSNSPEDSGEFSDDSSCTGSPDHGLSLRHGRLSRENSSSSSQLSYRLRAKRKVAYREDYLYDVDSIESEKNAEKREKTPAGFKKERDDDWCPKKRRRSSRKDPPVIIKYIIINRFKGQRHMRVRLGRVDPSPAVVCLSPNALLHYERLAPLKAYWQEREREQQEKNRLTAAETTKRLNGCKRPSTAPKRKHRMARLRIQQIHTVQTSLPSQTIVVPIHNQPGGTESLKSTEEPKEDITSVTHTARAKSRTQEREERRKAGKTGKIKKFKSEARLRLKKLKEAETQEVPESSEIEQCSPCLPENLSNSLEGNATNETSSNDPEKCTLTPAAPGTDGNAELLPGGYLQTLLEASESSSTANINYFHSGLQNPTLQPVQSCVLSPPSESELPHSPPPMNHGPHHTHYTEPNLTEPNQPISWPSQQSAEQLPFSPDIPTQSPMMPSGFPTPLPVLAGDSTNVTGFGQVSLSGCRVSYEESQPDADYGLSPTGSRSDGVGRLVSFNSLGSLSATSSNYSSLSLREGEREREEEIGEINDGFLPHCSPRLILQQSLEEVAPLRESTDLLDISNFTPDKFRHSSLSEMSPPDTPNSSPQLLGNCGKSGEFSEATEANVQWNCGVVPQLNQDGNPHHLQIHSFNTEEDEVGLRDHKGSTKKGGKNGQATKKSKTAKTAKGEKVKLPRQGSRSVRKIKALLEGKAAKSVGGSGSGASSPTPSLGLIGAQGEWPITGGLSNDDQREFQEPSNILSNIVSGMAEVQRFMRASVEPLWGPCLSPGQHALQSQTLKILGNAADLKKRGGASSGGRGKKGAGRGGKALPKLLPPGFFPNLGLDCLPLPHRPAHKKMYRHKSSAKFAREELLAGKRDIKGVALTALVEKRSYNTVCVKSVSQNHGLDRAQRPALSLSKWLPSVQGSKIMCSILC, from the exons ATGGATGTTCTACAGGAGTCCCGATACTCAGGGGCAGATCGCAGCCCCTGCCCAAGAGACGTTAGTGAAAATG aaTCACATGACCCGTTGGCAGATGTGTCACATGATCTAAGGCGCTGTGATGACATTGCTCCTGCGGCGCTGTCCCTGCCCTCCCTCTGTGGCCAGAGTCAGACCTCTGAAGGTCCTCTTAGCCCAGCTGACCTGCATGATGGGTCTGTCTCCAACACCacctctctgtcctctctctcttcattttcctctctttcctccctttcgtctctctcttctgtgccctgttccaaacctgtgacGCCCTGGTCTGTGCCGCAGACCTGTGACAGGTCGTCCCTCTCTAACATGGACTCCAGGGGCGGAGACTGCCTTAGCTGTCTGATCCCCAAAAATCAGACAGAACCGGAATCCTGTGAGTCCGTACTCGGCTTTGCCAGCATCAATTTGCAATGCCTTGGCCCCGCCCCCAGCGCAGGTCGCTATGGTGACCAGGTTCTATCAGACCAGCTGCTCAGTGGCCCTGCCCATCCAGCTGTTACCAATGAGGGGGCTGAAGAAGGGAGGTCGATGCAGGAGAGCGAATCAGATGAGGACCCTGCATCCAGGAGCATATACGAAGGTCTAGGAGAGGAGGCACAGGACTGGAGCTGTCTAGAGACTCTCATCAGTGAGAGTCGTATGGAGCTATTGGACTTATGCTCCCGCAGCGAACTTGCAGTAAATCTGTTCTGTGAGGAAGATGTGGAGAATTACATGTTTCAGGAGGAGGAGACTTCACTTGGCACTGATGTCTGCTCACTCAAGATACGCTATGAGTCCTATCAGGATGGAGTGCAGGAGAGGAGTGAGTCTGCCTTACAGGATGAATCTCAGCTAGGTTTCTTTCCTAGCTTACCTTGCAGTAGAAAAGAGGGGCCAAAAGAGAAACCAGACCAATCCGCTGAGATTAAGGCTGATGACCACGTGACCCCCACTATTAGCCCAGACAGTAACTTTCTTTTTGACCTCAGTAACTCTCCAGAAGATTCCGGTGAATTCAGTGATGACAGCTCTTGCACAGGCTCCCCAGACCATGGGCTCTCCCTTCGCCATGGCCGCTTGTCCAGAGAAAACTCTAGCTCCTCCAGCCAGCTAAGCTACCGCCTCAGAGCCAAGAGGAAGGTGGCCTACCGAGAAGACTACTTGTATGATGTGGACTCAATAGAAAGtgagaaaaatgcagaaaaacgaGAAAAAACCCCTGCTGGGTTTAAGAAAGAGCGTGATGACGACTGGTGCCCAAAGAAGAGGCGGCGGTCAAGTAGGAAGGACCCACctgtcattataaaatatataatcattaatcGTTTTAAAGGCCAGAGGCACATGAGAGTGCGTCTGGGGCGAGTCGACCCATCACCTGCTGTGGTCTGTCTGAGTCCAAATGCTCTGCTTCACTATGAGAGACTTGCACCATTAAAAGCATACTggcaggaaagagaaagagagcagcaGGAGAAGAATAGATTAACAGCAGCAGAAACAACCAAACGTCTCAATGGCTGCAAAAGACCAAGCACTGCTCCCAAACGCAAGCACAGGATGGCCAGACTCAGGATCCAGCAGATCCACACCGTACAGACTTCCCTCCCCAGCCAAACTATAGTGGTCCCCATCCACAATCAACCAGGGGGGACCGAATCCCTGAAAAGCACAGAGGAACCAAAAGAGGACATTACCTCCGTTACACACACTGCCAGGGCAAAAAGCAGAAcacaggagagagaggaaagaagaAAGGCAGGCAAAACAGGGAAGATAAAGAAGTTCAAAAGTGAAGCAAGACTTCGGTTGAAAAAGTTAAAAGAGGCTGAAACACAGGAAGTCCCAGAATCCTCTGAGATTGAGCAGTGCAGCCCATGTTTACCAGAAAACCTTAGTAACTCTTTGGAAGGTAATGCCACAAATGAAACCTCCAGTAATGACCCTGAAAAATGCACTTTGACCCCTGCTGCTCCGGGGACTGATGGAAATGCTGAACTCCTTCCCGGGGGTTACCTGCAAACACTTCTTGAAGCCTCTGAGTCATCAAGCACTGCTAACATTAACTATTTTCATTCAGGGCTACAGAATCCCACACTTCAGCCAGTCCAGAGCTGTgttctctctcctccctctgAATCAGAGCTGCCTCACTCTCCTCCACCTATGAACCACGGGCCCCACCACACGCATTATACTGAGCCAAACCTTACTGAACCAAACCAGCCCATTTCATGGCCATCCCAACAATCTGCTGAACAGCTGCCCTTCTCCCCAGACATCCCAACCCAGTCTCCAATGATGCCATCGGGCTTTCCCACACCGTTGCCTGTGTTAGCAGGGGATAGCACAAATGTCACAGGCTTTGGCCAAGTGTCTCTGTCAGGGTGCAGAGTCTCATATGAAGAATCCCAACCCGATGCTGATTATGGCTTGAGTCCGACTGGCTCTCGGAGTGACGGTGTGGGGCGGCTGGTTAGCTTTAACTCCCTGGGGTCACTTTCTGCCACCTCTAGCAACTACAGCTCACTCAGcctgagagagggagaaagggagagagaagaggaaattGGTGAGATCAACGATGGCTTCTTGCCACATTGCAGCCCACGGCTCATCTTGCAGCAAAGTCTAGAGGAGGTTGCTCCACTTCGAGAGTCGACTGACCTCTTGGATATCTCCAACTTCACCCCTGACAAGTTCCGGCATTCATCGCTCTCTGAAATGTCACCACCGGACACACCTAACTCTTCCCCTCAACTGCTGGGGAACTGTGGTAAATCTGGGGAATTTTCTGAAGCAACAGAAGCAAATGTGCAATGGAACTGTGGAGTTGTCCCTCAGCTTAATCAAGACGGAAACCCACACCACCTACAGATACACTCTTTCAACACAGAGGAGGATGAAGTAGGGCTAAGGGATCACAAAGGCTCAACGAAAAAGGGTGGGAAAAATGGACAAGCCACCAAAAAGAGCAAAACTGCTAAAACAGCGAAAGGAGAAAAAGTAAAGCTCCCACGTCAGGGTTCTCGTTCTGTGCGGAAGATCAAAGCCTTGCTAGAGGGAAAAGCAGCCAAAAGTGTCGGAGGGTCAGGAAGTGGTGCTTCTTCCCCTACTCCGTCGCTTGGCTTAATTGGAGCTCAGGGGGAGTGGCCTATTACTGGGGGACTGTCAAACGATGACCAACGAGAATTCCAAGAGCCATCAAACATCCTGTCCAATATAGTGTCTGGTATGGCTGAGGTACAGCGTTTCATGAGGGCCTCTGTGGAGCCTCTTTGGGGGCCTTGTCTTTCACCCGGTCAGCATGCACTCCAGAGCCAGACGCTGAAGATTCTGGGTAATGCTGCTGATCTTAAAAAGCGGGGTGGTGCCTCAAGTGGAGGTCGAGGGAAGAAAGGGGCTGGGCGTGGTGGTAAAGCACTGCCTAAACTTCTCCCACCTGGCTTCTTTCCTAACCTCGGATTGGACTGTCTCCCACTTCCACACCGTCCAgcccacaaaaaaatgtatcgtCACAAAAGCAGCGCTAAGTTTGCCCGCGAGGAACTCTTAGCGGGTAAAAGGGACATAAAAGGAGTAGCACTGACCGCTTTGGTCGAGAAACGGAG CTATAACACTGTATGTGTTAAATCGGTGTCACAGAACCATGGTTTAGACCGAGCCCAGCGCCCTGCTCTGTCTCTCAGCAAATGGTTGCCTTCTGTTCAGGGGTCAAAGATCATGTGTAGTATTCTGTGCTAA
- the uprt gene encoding uracil phosphoribosyltransferase homolog → METDLIEKMPCHNQQLNNSESPEHAAKHVRFARSSPAAETCQDEPCENQTPSDIQRQIGPQLKLLPLNDQIRELQTIIRDKTTSRGDFVFCADRLIRLVVEEGLNQLPYSECTVTTPTGHKYEGVKFEKGNCGVSIMRSGEAMEQGLRDCCRSIRIGKILIQSDEETQKAKVYYAKFPPDISRRKVLLMYPILSTGNTVIEAVRVLNEHGLQAKHIILLSLFSTPHGARSIVQEFPDITILTTEVHAVAPTHFGQRYFGTD, encoded by the exons ATGGAAACGGATCTCATCGAGAAGATGCCGTGCCATAACCAGCAGCTGAATAACAGCGAGAGCCCCGAACACGCCGCGAAGCACGTCCGCTTCGCCCGCAGCAGCCCCGCAGCCGAGACCTGTCAAGACGAGCCGTGCGAAAACCAAACCCCGAGCGACATCCAACGACAAATAGGACCTCAGCTGAAGCTCTTGCCGTTAAATGACCAAATACGAGAACTTCAGACAATCATTCGGGACAA AACTACCAGTAGAGGTGATTTTGTGTTCTGTGCTGATAGATTG ATAAGATTAGTGGTGGAGGAGGGTCTCAATCAGCTTCCATACAGTGAATGCACTGTAACTACACCAACAG GACATAAGTATGAAGGTGTGAAGTTTGAAAAGGGAAACTGTGGGGTTAGCATTATGAGGAGTG GGGAGGCCATGGAGCAAGGCCTAAGAGACTGCTGCAGATCAATCCGTATCGGGAAGATTCTGATCCAGAGCGATGAAGAGACACAAAAGGCTAAAGTTTACTATGCAAAGTTCCCTCCTGACATTAGCCGAAGGAAGGTTCTGCTCATGTACCCTATACTTA GTACAGGCAACACTGTAATAGAAGCGGTGCGGGTGCTGAATGAACACGGCCTGCAGGCCAAACATATCATACTACTGAGTCTCTTCTCCACTCCACACG GTGCACGGTCCATTGTTCAGGAGTTTCCCGATATCACTATACTGACAACGGAAGTTCACGCAGTCGCTCCGACACACTTCGGCCAAAGGTATTTTGGCACAGACTGA